One window of Chloroflexota bacterium genomic DNA carries:
- the minE gene encoding cell division topological specificity factor MinE — translation MDFFNRILGRSTGSANAAKERLQLVLAHDRTDLSAETLEVLKDEIVNVISKHIAIDRARVEVSITRSERTQRLVANIPLASARRAQK, via the coding sequence ATGGATTTCTTCAACCGAATACTGGGTCGCTCCACCGGCAGCGCGAACGCCGCGAAAGAGCGATTGCAATTGGTGCTCGCGCACGACCGCACGGATTTGTCGGCGGAAACGTTGGAAGTGTTGAAAGACGAAATCGTCAACGTCATCTCCAAACACATTGCGATTGATCGCGCGCGCGTCGAGGTTTCGATTACGCGCTCGGAACGCACGCAACGCCTCGTCGCCAATATTCCGCTCGCCAGCGCGCGGCGCGCGCAAAAATAA
- the rodA gene encoding rod shape-determining protein RodA, translated as MERLSRPRFTHFDFWLLGATLLLVVIGITMIYSATACITGESLDWESPALRQMLFGVVGVGVLFALAFVDYRLWGALRWLIWGGIIALLGVVILAEVRFGAQRWINLGVTLLQPSEATKLALILVSAKYMGDHAEQMARWRNLGISFLFAAVPMALIFAQPDLGTTMVIAATWGVMAIAAGMRWRNVLIIAGVLAVVAPFVVFPNLRAYQVERVMAFLDPTRDPLGSGYNVTQARIAIGAGGFWGLGFCSGTQSQLRFLRIRQTDFIFSVIGEELGFVGSLFVLALIVFIILRLIRIARLARTPDGKLIAVGVAAVIFIQSWVNLAMNLGLVPAVGVPLPFVSSGGSSLITLMAGLGIAQSILLRHTGLQLEGSGKRYA; from the coding sequence ATGGAACGTTTATCGCGTCCACGTTTTACGCATTTCGATTTTTGGCTACTCGGCGCAACGCTCCTCCTGGTCGTCATCGGCATCACGATGATCTACAGCGCGACCGCGTGCATCACCGGCGAGTCGCTCGACTGGGAGAGTCCGGCGTTGCGTCAGATGTTGTTCGGCGTCGTCGGCGTCGGCGTGCTGTTCGCGCTCGCGTTTGTGGACTATCGCTTGTGGGGCGCGCTGCGCTGGTTGATTTGGGGCGGCATCATCGCGCTACTCGGCGTGGTGATTTTGGCGGAGGTGCGGTTTGGCGCGCAACGTTGGATCAACCTGGGCGTGACCTTGCTGCAACCTTCGGAGGCGACCAAGCTCGCGCTCATCCTGGTCTCGGCGAAATACATGGGCGACCACGCGGAGCAAATGGCGCGCTGGCGCAACCTGGGCATCTCGTTTCTGTTCGCCGCCGTGCCGATGGCGTTGATCTTTGCGCAACCCGACCTGGGCACGACGATGGTGATTGCGGCAACCTGGGGCGTCATGGCGATTGCCGCCGGCATGCGCTGGCGCAACGTGTTGATCATTGCCGGCGTGCTCGCCGTCGTTGCGCCGTTTGTGGTTTTTCCGAATCTGCGCGCGTATCAAGTGGAACGCGTGATGGCATTTCTCGATCCGACGCGCGACCCGCTCGGTTCCGGCTACAACGTGACGCAAGCGCGCATCGCGATTGGCGCGGGCGGTTTTTGGGGGTTGGGTTTTTGCAGCGGCACGCAAAGTCAATTGCGGTTTCTCCGTATTCGCCAAACCGATTTCATTTTTTCGGTCATCGGCGAGGAACTAGGATTCGTCGGTTCGCTGTTCGTGCTCGCGCTCATCGTGTTCATCATCCTGCGCTTGATTCGCATCGCGCGGCTCGCGCGCACACCCGACGGCAAACTGATCGCGGTGGGGGTGGCGGCGGTGATCTTCATTCAGAGCTGGGTCAACCTCGCGATGAATTTGGGGCTGGTGCCCGCCGTCGGAGTGCCCTTGCCCTTCGTCAGTTCGGGCGGGAGTTCGCTCATCACGTTGATGGCAGGGCTGGGCATCGCACAGAGCATTTTACTGCGGCACACCGGTTTGCAATTGGAGGGATCCGGCAAGCGTTATGCGTAG
- a CDS encoding TRAP transporter fused permease subunit produces MREFKGIAAILVGAFYIGFVVWSLYGAVAPIDTYTFRMVHLGFIYLLAFLAYPLSPKAGRWGSALDIALAVIGVASIVYALFDLDHFIRRSTLPEVPDLIFGILVIALLIELSRRMVDMTFTLVLIGFLLYALFGNFIPGPLGHKGYDFDRIVGHMYMTLEGIFGVPISVSVSFVMLFVVYGVLMDAAGAGSFWLELALAVMGRKSSSAGRGAVVTTALLGGPQGSGVATTMSVTPIMWPILKKAGYSADLAAGLISAGGIGAVISPPLMGAAAFLIMQFLRVSFWDVVVMVTMPTLLYYLGSFFVVDLEAQKYHFAPPDSTGMTFWQVMRTKSYHLISLVLLVILLAFGLSPENCAIYAIACVVATSFLSKDRKDWLTPKRLIDATIEGAKNMLPVAVLLAAAGLIVGVFSLTGLGLKISQLIMSLSGGNVLLALVLALFTSFIVGLSLPITATYIMTVVMVAPALIKVGIPEHVAHLLAFYFAVLSEVSPPVGLSPSAAAAVTGGNPFASMMQAWKYSLPAFLVPFLFSATKEGASLLIVGATLPSFVMAVINSGFALFFLSLGIVGYYRAPLHLIERAALIAVAIWMVVDQFDLTPIGILPIVFGALVAGRHYWFNRHVPVT; encoded by the coding sequence GTGCGCGAGTTCAAAGGCATCGCCGCCATTCTAGTCGGCGCGTTCTACATTGGATTCGTGGTGTGGTCGTTGTACGGCGCGGTTGCGCCGATAGACACGTACACGTTCCGCATGGTGCACCTTGGATTTATTTACCTCTTGGCATTCCTGGCATACCCGCTTTCGCCCAAAGCCGGTCGCTGGGGTAGCGCGCTCGACATCGCGCTTGCAGTGATTGGCGTCGCGAGTATCGTCTACGCACTCTTCGACCTCGATCACTTCATCCGTCGTTCGACGCTCCCCGAAGTGCCCGACCTGATTTTTGGTATCCTCGTCATCGCGTTGTTGATCGAACTCTCCCGCCGTATGGTGGACATGACGTTCACGCTCGTGCTGATCGGCTTTTTACTCTACGCGCTGTTCGGCAATTTCATTCCCGGTCCGCTCGGACACAAAGGGTACGATTTCGACCGCATCGTCGGGCACATGTACATGACGCTCGAAGGAATTTTCGGCGTGCCGATTTCGGTGAGCGTGTCGTTCGTGATGTTGTTCGTCGTGTACGGCGTGTTGATGGACGCGGCGGGCGCGGGCAGTTTTTGGCTCGAGCTCGCGCTCGCGGTGATGGGGCGCAAATCGTCGAGCGCGGGACGCGGCGCAGTCGTGACCACCGCGTTGCTGGGTGGTCCGCAAGGGAGCGGCGTCGCGACGACCATGTCCGTCACGCCGATCATGTGGCCCATCCTTAAAAAAGCCGGCTACTCGGCGGACCTGGCGGCGGGCTTGATTTCCGCCGGCGGCATCGGCGCGGTGATTTCACCGCCGTTGATGGGCGCGGCGGCATTTCTCATCATGCAGTTTCTGCGCGTCTCGTTTTGGGATGTCGTCGTGATGGTGACGATGCCGACATTGTTATACTATCTCGGCTCGTTTTTCGTCGTAGACCTGGAGGCGCAAAAGTACCACTTTGCGCCGCCCGATTCAACCGGGATGACGTTCTGGCAAGTGATGCGAACCAAAAGTTATCACTTGATCTCGCTCGTCTTGCTCGTCATTCTGCTCGCCTTTGGTCTGTCGCCGGAAAATTGCGCGATCTATGCGATTGCCTGCGTCGTCGCGACGAGTTTTCTCAGCAAGGATCGCAAAGACTGGCTCACACCCAAACGCTTGATTGATGCGACGATTGAAGGCGCGAAGAATATGCTGCCAGTCGCGGTGCTCCTCGCGGCGGCAGGACTGATCGTCGGCGTGTTTTCGTTGACCGGGCTGGGTCTGAAAATTTCGCAACTCATCATGTCGTTGAGCGGCGGCAACGTGTTGCTCGCGCTCGTGCTCGCGTTGTTCACGTCGTTCATCGTCGGCTTGAGTTTGCCGATCACTGCAACGTACATTATGACGGTCGTGATGGTTGCGCCGGCGCTCATCAAGGTCGGCATTCCGGAACACGTCGCGCATTTGCTCGCGTTTTATTTCGCGGTGTTGTCGGAGGTGTCCCCGCCGGTGGGGTTATCGCCATCCGCGGCGGCGGCAGTCACGGGCGGCAATCCGTTCGCTTCGATGATGCAAGCGTGGAAGTATTCGCTCCCGGCATTCCTCGTGCCGTTCCTCTTTTCCGCGACGAAGGAAGGCGCGAGTTTACTCATCGTCGGCGCGACCTTGCCCAGTTTTGTGATGGCAGTCATCAACAGCGGGTTCGCGCTCTTTTTCCTCTCGCTGGGCATCGTCGGATATTATCGCGCGCCGTTGCATTTGATCGAACGCGCGGCGCTCATCGCGGTTGCAATTTGGATGGTCGTGGATCAATTCGACTTGACGCCCATCGGTATCCTGCCGATTGTGTTTGGCGCGCTTGTCGCCGGGCGGCATTATTGGTTCAATCGCCATGTGCCGGTAACATGA